The proteins below are encoded in one region of Drosophila santomea strain STO CAGO 1482 chromosome 2R, Prin_Dsan_1.1, whole genome shotgun sequence:
- the LOC120444610 gene encoding rho guanine nucleotide exchange factor 7 isoform X2, translated as MDQPLVVQAEYSFMGSNNDELCFQKGDVITVTQREDGGWWEGTLNDKTGWFPSNYVNECKVQLPLTETIRPPEEIQEYRSVVLKDLLDSERAHVAELQGLLENFLEPMQQTQMLSQDEYAQLMCNFVEIVRTHEDLLIQIEECNDRVGKLFLTSAPLMKKVHQAYCAAHPKAIVILDKYKDDLEKYMERQGAATPGLLVLTTGLSKPFRRLDKYSAMLQELERHMESSHPDRGDTQRSVAVYKDIAATCSATRRQKELELQVLTGPVRGWQGQELSTLGDIIHMGSVAVGADHRDRYFVLFPQTLLFLSVSQRMSAFIYEGKLPLTGIIVNRLEDTDALKNAFEISSPLIDRIVAVCQGPNEANKWVELLNANNPSLPMGIKRQLSNLSNSSLGHLNAAHMSPPSSHILLPPGGRPLATPSSIPPGSSSGGSNSHQGSPATNSMSHHKRSQSFNHHLSYNQYTPTQPPPHHLHPPQPPSLPSHLGAAGPRSSSAQTPNSKTAAPIQASSMDASPVIQAAAAAAAAAVGMGVPSARKGSTKANWTISCLRPTPPLRPSLLNATSGSGSGSSGGGSSSSNALASYCSGRKNQPTYEEDALVLRVFEAYCAAYQNNARNTIHSALQPWTPCLPIRGGKLKTSKTFSTSNPQLPFIANVGNSAYLNQHHHHQQHHLQQQHLQQQHQVQQQQGRQHSVGSLNSSFIWREASPNNFNLYSSSVSSSLNATPAQRYSLSGAAGGSPSIKDYQRALSEERATRKSLNRLKSGFGSGYDNVCTSPLLPRKNKPAPKLVAQQSYQRSPGNATATTIVKPNPSGHPGLYDRRLNRSFETSTSHRYAGYGAGYLMNCGGALRTSTLQRSTPQLAGGERSDDSDVERELLRGNGAGPTANPELNVDGSKRQSGSWCCGLENEDMTPTLRQLWTAIRQMQQDMSQIKLQINEERALRADLQQLLMQHLETSSVSSGANTPKC; from the exons ATGGATCAGCCACTGGTGGTGCAGGCTGAGTACTCTTTCATGGGCAGCAACAACGACGAGTTGTGCTTCCAGAAGGGCGATGTCATCACGGTTACCCAGCGAGAGGATGGCGGCTGGTGGGAGGGAACGCTGAACGATAAGACTGGCTGGTTTCCCAGCAACTACGTCAATGAGTGCAAGGTGCAGCTGCCTCTTACGGAGACCATAAGGCCACCGGAGGAGATCCAGGAGTATCGATCTGTAGTGCTTAAGGATCTGCTTGACTCAGAGCGAGCCCATGTGGCCGAGCTGCAGGGTCTGCTCGAGAATTTCCTGGAACCCATGCAACAGACGCAGAT GCTCAGTCAGGACGAGTATGCCCAGCTGATGTGTAACTTCGTGGAGATTGTGCGAACGCATGAGGATTTGCTCATCCAGATCGAGGAGTGTAACGATCGAGTTGGAAAACTATTTCTCACTAGCGCCCCCTTGATGAAGAAGGTCCACCAGGCCTACTGTGCTGCCCATCCTAAGGCCATAGTTATACTGGATAAATACAA GGACGATCTGGAAAAGTATATGGAACGACAGGGCGCAGCCACTCCTGGATTACTTGTGCTCACGACGGGTCTATCAAAGCCCTTTCGGCGACTGGACAAATACTCGGCCATgctgcaggagctggagcGGCATATGGAGAGCAGTCATCCGGATCGCGGCGACACCCAGCGGAGTGTTGCCGTGTATAAAGACATAGCTGCCACCTGCTCGGCCACACGACGCCAAAAAGAACTGGAGCTGCAAGTGCTCACGGGGCCAGTGCGTGGATGGCAGGGACAGGAGTTGAGCACTCTTGGAGACATCATCCACATGGGCAGCGTTGCAGTGGGAGCTGATCATCGCGATCGCTACTTTGTGCTCTTCCCACAAACATTGCTTTTTCTTAGCGTTAGCCAGCGGATGAGTGCATTCATCTATGAG GGCAAGCTACCCTTAACTGGAATAATAGTAAATCGACTGGAGGATACGGATGCCCTCAAAAACGCCTTTGAGATAAGCAGTCCCCTGATCGATCGCATTGTAGCAGTTTGCCAGGGTCCGAATGAGGCCAACAAGTGGGTGGAGCTGCTTAATGCCAACAATCCCAGCTTGCCAATGGGCATAAAACGGCAATTGAGCAACTTGAGCAACTCCTCGCTAGGACACCTAAATGCCGCTCAT ATGTCGCCGCCATCAAGCCACATCCTCCTACCACCCGGCGGCCGTCCTCTTGCCACTCCCAGCAGCATCCCGcccggcagcagcagcggaggGAGCAACAGCCACCAGGGGTCGCCGGCCACCAACTCGATGTCGCATCACAAACGGAGCCAGTCGTTCAACCACCACCTCAGCTACAATCAGTACACGCCCACTCAGCCTCCACCACATCATCTGCAtccaccacaaccaccaaGTCTGCCAAGTCATCTGGGGGCAGCCGGCCCCAGATCAAGTTCAGCCCAGACACCAAACAGCAAGACAGCAGCTCCAATCCAGGCGTCATCTATGGACGCCAGTCCAGTAATTcaggcagcggcagcagcagcggcggcagcggtgGGAATGGGGGTGCCAAGCGCAAGGAAAGGAAGCACAAAGG CTAACTGGACCATCAGCTGCCTGCGACCCACGCCGCCGTTGCGCCCCAGTTTGTTGAATGCCACCAGCGGATCGGGAAGTGGCAGCagtggcggcggcagcagctcCAGTAATGCCCTGGCCAGCTACTGCAGCGGAAGGAAGAACCAGCCCACCTACGAGGAGGATGCCTTGGTGCTCCGGGTTTTTGAGGCTTACTGTGCCGCCTACCAGAACAATGCCAGGAACACCATCCACTCGG CTTTGCAACCCTGGACTCCGTGTCTGCCCATCCGCGGTGGCAAGCTGAAAACGAGCAAAACCTTCTCGACCTCCAATCCACAGCTGCCTTTCATAGCCAATGTCGGCAACTCAGCCTACCTCaatcagcaccaccaccaccagcagcatcacctgcagcagcaacacttgcagcagcaacatcaggtccagcaacaacaaggtCGCCAGCACTCCGTCGGCAGTTTGAACTCCTCCTTTATTTGGCGCGAGGCCAGTCCCAACAACTTTAACCTGTACTCCAGTTCGGTGTCTTCCTCGTTGAATGCGACACCGGCTCAACGGTACTCCTTGTCCGGAGCTGCGGGAGGATCGCCCTCTATCAAGGACTACCAGAGAGCCCTATCTGAAGAGAGGGCTACCAGAAAATCCCTGAATCGCCTTAAAAGTGGTTTTGGCTCTGGCTACGACAATGTGTGTACATCACCTCTGCTGCCAAGGAAAAACAAGCCGGCCCCCAAGTTGGTGGCTCAGCAGTCGTATCAGCGATCCCCGGGAAACGCCACAGCCACCACTATAGTGAAGCCGAATCCGTCAGGACACCCAGGACTCTACGATCGCCGGTTGAACCGCTCCTTTGAGACCTCCACTTCGCACCGCTATGCCGGGTATGGTGCGGGCTATTTGATGAATTGCGGCGGAGCCTTGCGGACCAGTACACTACAGAGGAGCACTCCTCAACTGGCCGGTGGCGAAAGATCCGATGACAGCGATGTGGAGCGGGAACTGCTGCGGGGCAATGGAGCTGGGCCCACGGCCAACCCGGAACTTAATGTCGATGGCAGCAAACGGCAGTCGGGCAGCTGGTGTTGCG GCCTTGAAAACGAGGACATGACCCCCACCTTGCGCCAACTTTGGACCGCCATTCGCCAGATGCAGCAGGATATGTCCCAGATCAAGCTGCAGATCAACGAGGAGCGGGCCCTGCGAGCCGATCTTCAGCAGCTCCTCATGCAGCACTTGGAGACGAGCAGCGTGAGCAGCGGGGCCAATACCCCCAAGTGTTGA
- the LOC120444610 gene encoding uncharacterized protein LOC120444610 isoform X1 has protein sequence MDQPLVVQAEYSFMGSNNDELCFQKGDVITVTQREDGGWWEGTLNDKTGWFPSNYVNECKVQLPLTETIRPPEEIQEYRSVVLKDLLDSERAHVAELQGLLENFLEPMQQTQMLSQDEYAQLMCNFVEIVRTHEDLLIQIEECNDRVGKLFLTSAPLMKKVHQAYCAAHPKAIVILDKYKDDLEKYMERQGAATPGLLVLTTGLSKPFRRLDKYSAMLQELERHMESSHPDRGDTQRSVAVYKDIAATCSATRRQKELELQVLTGPVRGWQGQELSTLGDIIHMGSVAVGADHRDRYFVLFPQTLLFLSVSQRMSAFIYEGKLPLTGIIVNRLEDTDALKNAFEISSPLIDRIVAVCQGPNEANKWVELLNANNPSLPMGIKRQLSNLSNSSLGHLNAAHLSQHLDSRGYCTRFSLCAYYSSPPCHVRPLRLTLPPSNYPATAPYANLSAHFARLVKGGGLRSAIVKMLLYPQARQSIDLKRIALRKKRCHKASAKLKDLNANQDSGQSELERQDAVELPTDSESYDDDFENDFLHSCDSDPFEYVQFYQNKRNNSLCNSTGTFVDHGTGARRHCSSINLIKLDSADTDEVLAHNKLKKESLVIGSRALRALARKSTARNSSVHTSTATLELGIGGSITNCAEEEPILKVKPSFSLQQQSSDASSNFVARLGGAFTACENLASMPDDLSRESIVQEPPTPLPASPTERHSMPTIFVGNRFNHSKNTEVYVPTWRDRQEMQNQSVDAQQDEELHSSSIDLPAACLSAPDKLQAELLYNYDEILEKPLQLHRELTPFPDHILNSDKRVSHKSDSPSTGNPKTDPNLATRSSSTTELCIDTSSKKRNTPPERSMDSIRRCISYQFLQMSNRPAPPPPPRRDPKLHSDTKCRCCENSQCPSPRSSDSGLAGSCTITSPDPPNPESYFPMEAAGYDMLDNVEPERFNVCGMFREKFLTPETTQDVVDLPEEEPQLSQLDASTTPTNRKEEPTCISSAQVQVNTRSIFLPSSSSMDETNRNSSPNNILFSSSSADQLEPQATFRSGMYAHWWKKERLPPEVVRGIAHAYNKSLPSKDSKDSGSVCSSCFCSLGANGYSEGALYCSVCQNCADYYNGSVTSTTNTTTTTSSSSCPLCSEDEGLIAPTHDSSSLDCPICAGHIASGAEEDVAAIKPHPPTTRRPSSCHSQQHPARQQQRREQQPPGVAGHQLDVASQTEPVVQPPPQLQSVHAHSASTTSSASTTTTKSAKSSGGSRPQIKFSPDTKQQDSSSNPGVIYGRQSSNSGSGSSSGGSGGNGGAKRKERKHKG, from the exons ATGGATCAGCCACTGGTGGTGCAGGCTGAGTACTCTTTCATGGGCAGCAACAACGACGAGTTGTGCTTCCAGAAGGGCGATGTCATCACGGTTACCCAGCGAGAGGATGGCGGCTGGTGGGAGGGAACGCTGAACGATAAGACTGGCTGGTTTCCCAGCAACTACGTCAATGAGTGCAAGGTGCAGCTGCCTCTTACGGAGACCATAAGGCCACCGGAGGAGATCCAGGAGTATCGATCTGTAGTGCTTAAGGATCTGCTTGACTCAGAGCGAGCCCATGTGGCCGAGCTGCAGGGTCTGCTCGAGAATTTCCTGGAACCCATGCAACAGACGCAGAT GCTCAGTCAGGACGAGTATGCCCAGCTGATGTGTAACTTCGTGGAGATTGTGCGAACGCATGAGGATTTGCTCATCCAGATCGAGGAGTGTAACGATCGAGTTGGAAAACTATTTCTCACTAGCGCCCCCTTGATGAAGAAGGTCCACCAGGCCTACTGTGCTGCCCATCCTAAGGCCATAGTTATACTGGATAAATACAA GGACGATCTGGAAAAGTATATGGAACGACAGGGCGCAGCCACTCCTGGATTACTTGTGCTCACGACGGGTCTATCAAAGCCCTTTCGGCGACTGGACAAATACTCGGCCATgctgcaggagctggagcGGCATATGGAGAGCAGTCATCCGGATCGCGGCGACACCCAGCGGAGTGTTGCCGTGTATAAAGACATAGCTGCCACCTGCTCGGCCACACGACGCCAAAAAGAACTGGAGCTGCAAGTGCTCACGGGGCCAGTGCGTGGATGGCAGGGACAGGAGTTGAGCACTCTTGGAGACATCATCCACATGGGCAGCGTTGCAGTGGGAGCTGATCATCGCGATCGCTACTTTGTGCTCTTCCCACAAACATTGCTTTTTCTTAGCGTTAGCCAGCGGATGAGTGCATTCATCTATGAG GGCAAGCTACCCTTAACTGGAATAATAGTAAATCGACTGGAGGATACGGATGCCCTCAAAAACGCCTTTGAGATAAGCAGTCCCCTGATCGATCGCATTGTAGCAGTTTGCCAGGGTCCGAATGAGGCCAACAAGTGGGTGGAGCTGCTTAATGCCAACAATCCCAGCTTGCCAATGGGCATAAAACGGCAATTGAGCAACTTGAGCAACTCCTCGCTAGGACACCTAAATGCCGCTCAT CTAAGTCAACATTTGGATTCACGGGGCTACTGCACGCGATTCTCGCTATGTGCCTATTACTCCAGCCCCCCATGCCATGTGCGGCCTCTCCGTTTGACTCTTCCCCCAAGCAACTACCCAGCGACAGCTCCGTACGCCAATCTTAGTGCTCACTTTGCCAGGCTTGTCAAAGGCGGAGGACTGAGGAGTGCTATCGTAAAGATGCTTCTGTATCCGCAGGCTCGCCAGAGCATCGATCTCAAGAGGATTGCGTTGCGCAAAAAGCGTTGTCATAAGGCATCTGCAAAGTTAAAAGATCTCAATGCCAACCAGGATTCGGGGCAGTCCGAATTGGAACGACAGGATGCAGTTGAACTTCCAACAGACTCGGAGAGCTATGATGATGACtttgaaaatgattttctGCATTCCTGCGACTCGGATCCGTTTGAATATGTGCAGTTTTACCAAAACAAGCGCAATAATTCCCTGTGCAACTCCACAGGCACTTTTGTAGACCACGGGACAGGTGCCAGGAGGCACTGTTCCTCTATTAACCTTATTAAATTGGATTCCGCAGACACGGACGAAGTTTTAGCGCACAACAAGTTGAAAAAGGAGTCCCTTGTTATAGGATCGAGGGCCCTTAGAGCTTTGGCTCGAAAATCGACGGCTCGAAATTCCAGTGTGCACACATCAACGGCTACTTTGGAGCTAGGTATCGGTGGCAGCATCACAAACTGTGCTGAGGAAGAGCCCATTTTAAAGGTCAAACCATCGTTCTCCTTGCAACAACAAAGTTCCGATGCCAGTTCAAATTTTGTAGCTAGATTGGGCGGTGCATTCACCGCCTGCGAGAATTTGGCCAGTATGCCTGATGATCTCAGCAGGGAGTCGATTGTCCAAGAGCCACCCACTCCCCTGCCAGCTTCACCGACAGAAAGGCACAGCATGCCAACTATATTTGTGGGCAATCGCTTTAATCACAGCAAGAACACCGAGGTATATGTACCAACGTGGCGAGATCGCCAGGAAATGCAGAATCAGAGTGTGGATGCGCAGCAGGATGAGGAGTTGCACTCCAGTTCCATTGATCTACCCGCCGCTTGTCTATCTGCTCCAGATAAACTGCAGGCAGAACTACTTTACAACTACGACGAGATCTTAGAAAAACCTTTACAGCTCCATCGTGAACTTACGCCCTTTCCGGACCATATTCTTAACTCGGATAAGCGGGTTTCCCACAAGAGCGACAGTCCATCAACAGGAAATCCAAAGACGGATCCAAATCTTGCCACAAGAAGTAGTTCCACCACCGAGCTCTGCATCGATACCTCCTCAAAAAAGCGCAATACTCCACCAGAGAGAAGCATGGATTCCATTAGACGCTGCATCAGCTATCAGTTCCTGCAGATGTCCAATAGACCGGCCCCTCCACCACCGCCACGCAGAGATCCGAAACTACACTCAGACACCAAATGCCGCTGCTGCGAAAACTCCCAGTGTCCCAGTCCACGATCGAGTGACAGCGGATTGGCTGGCAGCTGCACAATTACCTCACCGGATCCGCCCAACCCGGAATCATATTTTCCCATGGAGGCCGCAGGCTACGATATGTTGGATAATGTGGAGCCAGAGAGGTTTAATGTGTGCGGAATGTTCAGGGAAAAGTTTCTTACTCCGGAGACTACTCAGGATGTTGTTGATCTACCAGAGGAGGAGCCTCAGCTATCTCAACTAGATGCATCCACTACCCCTACCAACCGCAAAGAGGAACCTACTTGCATTAGCTCTGCTCAAGTGCAAGTAAACACGAGGAGTATTTTTTTGCCCTCCAGCTCGAGCATGGATGAGACTAACAGAAATAGCTCACCCAACAATATATTATTTAGTTCGAGTTCCGCGGATCAGTTGGAACCGCAGGCCACCTTTCGCTCAGGAATGTATGCGCACTGGTGGAAGAAAGAGCGCCTGCCGCCGGAGGTGGTGCGTGGCATAGCCCACGCCTACAATAAGAGCTTGCCCTCCAAGGACTCAAAAGATTCGGGGTCCGTGTGCTCCAGCTGCTTCTGTTCCCTGGGAGCGAACGGTTACAGCGAGGGCGCACTGTACTGCTCGGTATGCCAAAACTGTGCGGATTATTACAACGGCAGTGTCACTAGCACCACCAATACGACGACCACCACATCATCCTCCAGTTGCCCACTGTGCAGTGAGGACGAAGGCCTGATTGCCCCCACCCACGACTCTTCCTCGCTCGACTGTCCCATATGTGCTGGCCACATTGCTTCCGGCGCCGAAGAAG ATGTCGCCGCCATCAAGCCACATCCTCCTACCACCCGGCGGCCGTCCTCTTGCCACTCCCAGCAGCATCCCGcccggcagcagcagcggaggGAGCAACAGCCACCAGGGGTCGCCGGCCACCAACTCGATGTCGCATCACAAACGGAGCCAGTCGTTCAACCACCACCTCAGCTACAATCAGTACACGCCCACTCAGCCTCCACCACATCATCTGCAtccaccacaaccaccaaGTCTGCCAAGTCATCTGGGGGCAGCCGGCCCCAGATCAAGTTCAGCCCAGACACCAAACAGCAAGACAGCAGCTCCAATCCAGGCGTCATCTATGGACGCCAGTCCAGTAATTcaggcagcggcagcagcagcggcggcagcggtgGGAATGGGGGTGCCAAGCGCAAGGAAAGGAAGCACAAAGG CTAA
- the LOC120444610 gene encoding rho guanine nucleotide exchange factor 7 isoform X3, producing MDQPLVVQAEYSFMGSNNDELCFQKGDVITVTQREDGGWWEGTLNDKTGWFPSNYVNECKVQLPLTETIRPPEEIQEYRSVVLKDLLDSERAHVAELQGLLENFLEPMQQTQMLSQDEYAQLMCNFVEIVRTHEDLLIQIEECNDRVGKLFLTSAPLMKKVHQAYCAAHPKAIVILDKYKDDLEKYMERQGAATPGLLVLTTGLSKPFRRLDKYSAMLQELERHMESSHPDRGDTQRSVAVYKDIAATCSATRRQKELELQVLTGPVRGWQGQELSTLGDIIHMGSVAVGADHRDRYFVLFPQTLLFLSVSQRMSAFIYEGKLPLTGIIVNRLEDTDALKNAFEISSPLIDRIVAVCQGPNEANKWVELLNANNPSLPMGIKRQLSNLSNSSLGHLNAAHMSPPSSHILLPPGGRPLATPSSIPPGSSSGGSNSHQGSPATNSMSHHKRSQSFNHHLSYNQYTPTQPPPHHLHPPQPPSLPSHLGAAGPRSSSAQTPNSKTAAPIQASSMDASPVIQAAAAAAAAAVGMGVPSARKGSTKANWTISCLRPTPPLRPSLLNATSGSGSGSSGGGSSSSNALASYCSGRKNQPTYEEDALVLRVFEAYCAAYQNNARNTIHSGLENEDMTPTLRQLWTAIRQMQQDMSQIKLQINEERALRADLQQLLMQHLETSSVSSGANTPKC from the exons ATGGATCAGCCACTGGTGGTGCAGGCTGAGTACTCTTTCATGGGCAGCAACAACGACGAGTTGTGCTTCCAGAAGGGCGATGTCATCACGGTTACCCAGCGAGAGGATGGCGGCTGGTGGGAGGGAACGCTGAACGATAAGACTGGCTGGTTTCCCAGCAACTACGTCAATGAGTGCAAGGTGCAGCTGCCTCTTACGGAGACCATAAGGCCACCGGAGGAGATCCAGGAGTATCGATCTGTAGTGCTTAAGGATCTGCTTGACTCAGAGCGAGCCCATGTGGCCGAGCTGCAGGGTCTGCTCGAGAATTTCCTGGAACCCATGCAACAGACGCAGAT GCTCAGTCAGGACGAGTATGCCCAGCTGATGTGTAACTTCGTGGAGATTGTGCGAACGCATGAGGATTTGCTCATCCAGATCGAGGAGTGTAACGATCGAGTTGGAAAACTATTTCTCACTAGCGCCCCCTTGATGAAGAAGGTCCACCAGGCCTACTGTGCTGCCCATCCTAAGGCCATAGTTATACTGGATAAATACAA GGACGATCTGGAAAAGTATATGGAACGACAGGGCGCAGCCACTCCTGGATTACTTGTGCTCACGACGGGTCTATCAAAGCCCTTTCGGCGACTGGACAAATACTCGGCCATgctgcaggagctggagcGGCATATGGAGAGCAGTCATCCGGATCGCGGCGACACCCAGCGGAGTGTTGCCGTGTATAAAGACATAGCTGCCACCTGCTCGGCCACACGACGCCAAAAAGAACTGGAGCTGCAAGTGCTCACGGGGCCAGTGCGTGGATGGCAGGGACAGGAGTTGAGCACTCTTGGAGACATCATCCACATGGGCAGCGTTGCAGTGGGAGCTGATCATCGCGATCGCTACTTTGTGCTCTTCCCACAAACATTGCTTTTTCTTAGCGTTAGCCAGCGGATGAGTGCATTCATCTATGAG GGCAAGCTACCCTTAACTGGAATAATAGTAAATCGACTGGAGGATACGGATGCCCTCAAAAACGCCTTTGAGATAAGCAGTCCCCTGATCGATCGCATTGTAGCAGTTTGCCAGGGTCCGAATGAGGCCAACAAGTGGGTGGAGCTGCTTAATGCCAACAATCCCAGCTTGCCAATGGGCATAAAACGGCAATTGAGCAACTTGAGCAACTCCTCGCTAGGACACCTAAATGCCGCTCAT ATGTCGCCGCCATCAAGCCACATCCTCCTACCACCCGGCGGCCGTCCTCTTGCCACTCCCAGCAGCATCCCGcccggcagcagcagcggaggGAGCAACAGCCACCAGGGGTCGCCGGCCACCAACTCGATGTCGCATCACAAACGGAGCCAGTCGTTCAACCACCACCTCAGCTACAATCAGTACACGCCCACTCAGCCTCCACCACATCATCTGCAtccaccacaaccaccaaGTCTGCCAAGTCATCTGGGGGCAGCCGGCCCCAGATCAAGTTCAGCCCAGACACCAAACAGCAAGACAGCAGCTCCAATCCAGGCGTCATCTATGGACGCCAGTCCAGTAATTcaggcagcggcagcagcagcggcggcagcggtgGGAATGGGGGTGCCAAGCGCAAGGAAAGGAAGCACAAAGG CTAACTGGACCATCAGCTGCCTGCGACCCACGCCGCCGTTGCGCCCCAGTTTGTTGAATGCCACCAGCGGATCGGGAAGTGGCAGCagtggcggcggcagcagctcCAGTAATGCCCTGGCCAGCTACTGCAGCGGAAGGAAGAACCAGCCCACCTACGAGGAGGATGCCTTGGTGCTCCGGGTTTTTGAGGCTTACTGTGCCGCCTACCAGAACAATGCCAGGAACACCATCCACTCGG GCCTTGAAAACGAGGACATGACCCCCACCTTGCGCCAACTTTGGACCGCCATTCGCCAGATGCAGCAGGATATGTCCCAGATCAAGCTGCAGATCAACGAGGAGCGGGCCCTGCGAGCCGATCTTCAGCAGCTCCTCATGCAGCACTTGGAGACGAGCAGCGTGAGCAGCGGGGCCAATACCCCCAAGTGTTGA
- the LOC120444610 gene encoding uncharacterized protein LOC120444610 isoform X4, whose amino-acid sequence MSPPSSHILLPPGGRPLATPSSIPPGSSSGGSNSHQGSPATNSMSHHKRSQSFNHHLSYNQYTPTQPPPHHLHPPQPPSLPSHLGAAGPRSSSAQTPNSKTAAPIQASSMDASPVIQAAAAAAAAAVGMGVPSARKGSTKANWTISCLRPTPPLRPSLLNATSGSGSGSSGGGSSSSNALASYCSGRKNQPTYEEDALVLRVFEAYCAAYQNNARNTIHSALQPWTPCLPIRGGKLKTSKTFSTSNPQLPFIANVGNSAYLNQHHHHQQHHLQQQHLQQQHQVQQQQGRQHSVGSLNSSFIWREASPNNFNLYSSSVSSSLNATPAQRYSLSGAAGGSPSIKDYQRALSEERATRKSLNRLKSGFGSGYDNVCTSPLLPRKNKPAPKLVAQQSYQRSPGNATATTIVKPNPSGHPGLYDRRLNRSFETSTSHRYAGYGAGYLMNCGGALRTSTLQRSTPQLAGGERSDDSDVERELLRGNGAGPTANPELNVDGSKRQSGSWCCGLENEDMTPTLRQLWTAIRQMQQDMSQIKLQINEERALRADLQQLLMQHLETSSVSSGANTPKC is encoded by the exons ATGTCGCCGCCATCAAGCCACATCCTCCTACCACCCGGCGGCCGTCCTCTTGCCACTCCCAGCAGCATCCCGcccggcagcagcagcggaggGAGCAACAGCCACCAGGGGTCGCCGGCCACCAACTCGATGTCGCATCACAAACGGAGCCAGTCGTTCAACCACCACCTCAGCTACAATCAGTACACGCCCACTCAGCCTCCACCACATCATCTGCAtccaccacaaccaccaaGTCTGCCAAGTCATCTGGGGGCAGCCGGCCCCAGATCAAGTTCAGCCCAGACACCAAACAGCAAGACAGCAGCTCCAATCCAGGCGTCATCTATGGACGCCAGTCCAGTAATTcaggcagcggcagcagcagcggcggcagcggtgGGAATGGGGGTGCCAAGCGCAAGGAAAGGAAGCACAAAGG CTAACTGGACCATCAGCTGCCTGCGACCCACGCCGCCGTTGCGCCCCAGTTTGTTGAATGCCACCAGCGGATCGGGAAGTGGCAGCagtggcggcggcagcagctcCAGTAATGCCCTGGCCAGCTACTGCAGCGGAAGGAAGAACCAGCCCACCTACGAGGAGGATGCCTTGGTGCTCCGGGTTTTTGAGGCTTACTGTGCCGCCTACCAGAACAATGCCAGGAACACCATCCACTCGG CTTTGCAACCCTGGACTCCGTGTCTGCCCATCCGCGGTGGCAAGCTGAAAACGAGCAAAACCTTCTCGACCTCCAATCCACAGCTGCCTTTCATAGCCAATGTCGGCAACTCAGCCTACCTCaatcagcaccaccaccaccagcagcatcacctgcagcagcaacacttgcagcagcaacatcaggtccagcaacaacaaggtCGCCAGCACTCCGTCGGCAGTTTGAACTCCTCCTTTATTTGGCGCGAGGCCAGTCCCAACAACTTTAACCTGTACTCCAGTTCGGTGTCTTCCTCGTTGAATGCGACACCGGCTCAACGGTACTCCTTGTCCGGAGCTGCGGGAGGATCGCCCTCTATCAAGGACTACCAGAGAGCCCTATCTGAAGAGAGGGCTACCAGAAAATCCCTGAATCGCCTTAAAAGTGGTTTTGGCTCTGGCTACGACAATGTGTGTACATCACCTCTGCTGCCAAGGAAAAACAAGCCGGCCCCCAAGTTGGTGGCTCAGCAGTCGTATCAGCGATCCCCGGGAAACGCCACAGCCACCACTATAGTGAAGCCGAATCCGTCAGGACACCCAGGACTCTACGATCGCCGGTTGAACCGCTCCTTTGAGACCTCCACTTCGCACCGCTATGCCGGGTATGGTGCGGGCTATTTGATGAATTGCGGCGGAGCCTTGCGGACCAGTACACTACAGAGGAGCACTCCTCAACTGGCCGGTGGCGAAAGATCCGATGACAGCGATGTGGAGCGGGAACTGCTGCGGGGCAATGGAGCTGGGCCCACGGCCAACCCGGAACTTAATGTCGATGGCAGCAAACGGCAGTCGGGCAGCTGGTGTTGCG GCCTTGAAAACGAGGACATGACCCCCACCTTGCGCCAACTTTGGACCGCCATTCGCCAGATGCAGCAGGATATGTCCCAGATCAAGCTGCAGATCAACGAGGAGCGGGCCCTGCGAGCCGATCTTCAGCAGCTCCTCATGCAGCACTTGGAGACGAGCAGCGTGAGCAGCGGGGCCAATACCCCCAAGTGTTGA